The following coding sequences lie in one Pseudomonas monsensis genomic window:
- a CDS encoding DUF4917 family protein, with the protein MSDFLDVDATLEDWNALRATNDFTGLLVGNGASRAVWDDFGYDSLFENARSVEEKPLSPSELSVFDAMQTRSFEQVLGALKTTSRVNKALAVSSAAPRNRYYAIKEALINTVHAVHIPWRLVQASTLATLNEELARYRTVFTTNYDLLNYWALQHNNEAIDDLFNGPDASFDLSESSSEKPRLLYLHGGLHLVRNQDGTARKLTSTEGTLLGSFAINNTIKTLDDVPLFVNEGPSADKLKTIRSSDYLSFCYEQLLGHGDSLCIFGHALGEQDAHIVRALRLAKPKTVAISIYPRSVAFIQHQKRHYAKVFEGTGVELRFFDAKSHALGSPKLSVPVEV; encoded by the coding sequence ATGAGCGATTTTCTGGATGTCGACGCGACCCTCGAAGACTGGAACGCCCTGCGCGCCACCAACGACTTCACAGGCTTGCTGGTGGGCAACGGTGCCAGCCGCGCGGTGTGGGACGACTTCGGCTACGACTCGCTGTTCGAAAACGCCCGCAGCGTGGAAGAGAAACCGCTGAGCCCGTCGGAACTGAGCGTGTTCGACGCGATGCAGACGCGCAGCTTCGAGCAGGTACTCGGCGCGCTGAAAACCACCAGCCGGGTGAACAAGGCGCTGGCCGTCAGCTCGGCGGCACCGCGCAACCGCTACTACGCGATCAAGGAAGCGCTGATCAATACCGTGCACGCGGTGCACATTCCGTGGCGGCTGGTGCAGGCCTCAACCCTGGCGACGCTCAACGAAGAACTGGCGCGTTATCGCACGGTGTTCACCACCAACTACGACTTGCTCAATTACTGGGCGCTGCAACACAACAATGAGGCCATAGACGACCTGTTCAACGGCCCCGATGCCAGTTTCGACCTGAGCGAAAGCAGCAGTGAAAAGCCGCGCCTGCTGTACCTGCACGGCGGTCTGCACCTGGTGCGTAATCAGGACGGCACTGCGCGCAAACTGACCTCGACCGAAGGCACCCTGCTCGGCAGTTTTGCGATCAACAACACGATCAAGACGCTGGACGACGTGCCGCTGTTCGTCAACGAAGGGCCGAGCGCGGACAAGCTCAAGACCATCCGCAGTTCGGATTATCTGTCGTTCTGCTATGAGCAGTTGCTGGGGCATGGCGACAGTCTGTGCATCTTTGGCCATGCCCTGGGTGAACAGGACGCCCACATCGTGCGCGCCTTGCGGTTGGCGAAACCGAAGACCGTGGCGATCTCGATTTATCCGCGCAGTGTGGCGTTCATTCAGCATCAGAAGCGGCATTACGCGAAGGTGTTCGAGGGCACGGGCGTTGAGTTGCGTTTTTTTGATGCCAAGAGCCATGCACTCGGCAGCCCGAAACTGTCGGTGCCAGTCGAAGTTTAG
- a CDS encoding LysE family translocator: MTPSLLLAVLASGFIYGITPGPGVLAVFGIGAAHGRRAGAGFLCGHLLGDVVWCSTALIAIVGAREIGSTAFDVLGVLSGLYLFWLGWRAVRAQRRSGDEPQGAARQPFWHGIVFGLTNPKAYPVAVATFTALLSSRAELLSWSMLPTLIALSFLGGLLAYAILIGVVGAQRVRRLYQRHELLITRLCGVMFIGFAINALMHALPGLMPNKA, from the coding sequence ATGACTCCATCGTTGTTACTGGCCGTGCTGGCCTCGGGTTTCATCTATGGCATCACGCCGGGTCCTGGCGTGCTGGCGGTGTTCGGTATTGGCGCGGCCCACGGACGGCGGGCCGGGGCCGGTTTTCTCTGCGGGCATCTGCTCGGCGATGTGGTCTGGTGCAGCACCGCGCTGATCGCCATTGTCGGCGCCCGGGAAATCGGCAGCACTGCGTTCGATGTGCTCGGCGTGCTCAGCGGTTTGTACCTGTTCTGGCTTGGCTGGCGTGCAGTGCGTGCTCAGCGTCGCAGCGGTGACGAACCGCAAGGCGCGGCGCGCCAGCCGTTCTGGCACGGTATTGTGTTCGGTCTGACCAATCCCAAGGCGTACCCAGTGGCAGTCGCGACGTTCACCGCGCTGCTGTCGAGCCGCGCTGAATTGCTGAGCTGGTCGATGCTGCCGACGCTGATCGCCCTGAGCTTCCTCGGCGGACTGCTGGCCTACGCGATCCTGATTGGCGTGGTCGGCGCGCAGCGCGTGCGGAGGCTGTATCAGCGTCACGAATTGCTGATCACGCGGTTGTGTGGCGTGATGTTCATCGGTTTCGCCATCAACGCGCTGATGCATGCGCTGCCGGGGCTGATGCCGAACAAGGCTTGA
- the fos gene encoding fosfomycin resistance glutathione transferase, with protein sequence MLTGLNHLTLAVSDVDRSLAFYHELLQLRVEATWDAGAYLSLPGLWLCLSLDPQRLSAPAVDYTHYAFSLGEVDFPHFVQRLKAANVQQWRDNRSEGASFYFLDPDGHKLEVHVGDLASRLAACRFKPYTGMRFYDES encoded by the coding sequence ATGCTCACCGGCCTCAACCACCTGACCCTGGCGGTCAGCGATGTGGATCGCAGCCTGGCGTTTTATCACGAGCTGCTGCAACTGCGCGTCGAAGCGACATGGGACGCCGGTGCCTACCTGTCGCTGCCGGGGCTGTGGTTGTGTCTGTCACTCGATCCGCAGCGCCTGTCCGCGCCCGCCGTCGATTACACCCATTACGCGTTCAGCCTCGGCGAGGTGGATTTTCCGCACTTCGTCCAGCGGCTAAAAGCGGCCAACGTGCAGCAATGGCGGGACAACCGCAGCGAAGGTGCATCGTTCTACTTTCTCGATCCTGATGGCCACAAGCTCGAAGTCCACGTCGGTGATCTGGCCTCGCGACTGGCAGCGTGTCGGTTCAAACCGTACACCGGCATGCGTTTTTACGACGAGTCATGA
- the yiaY gene encoding L-threonine dehydrogenase gives MSSTFFIPAVNIMGNGCLDEAMIAIRNYGFRKALIVTDAGLAKAGVATMVAEKLAMQDIDSVIFDGAKPNPSIANVESGLALLKESRCDFVVSLGGGSPHDCAKGIALCATNGGQIRDYEGVDQSSKPQLPLIAINTTAGTASEMTRFCIITDESRHVKMAIVDRNVTPLLSVNDPELMVAMPKGLTAATGMDALTHAIEAYVSTAANPITDACALKAMTLISNNLRLAVRDGSDLAARENMAYAQFLAGMAFNNASLGYVHAMAHQLGGFYDLPHGVCNAVLLPHVQTFNALVCADRLTDVAHAMGADIRGFSPEEGAQAAINAIRCLARDVDIPGGLRELGAKLNDIPVLATNALKDACGLTNPRAADQRQIEEIFRNAF, from the coding sequence ATGAGCAGCACATTTTTCATTCCGGCCGTAAACATCATGGGCAACGGATGCCTCGACGAGGCCATGATTGCGATTCGCAATTACGGTTTCCGCAAGGCGCTGATCGTCACTGACGCGGGGCTGGCCAAGGCCGGTGTGGCGACGATGGTCGCCGAAAAACTGGCGATGCAGGACATCGACTCGGTGATCTTCGACGGCGCCAAACCGAACCCGAGCATCGCTAACGTCGAGTCCGGGCTGGCGCTGCTCAAGGAAAGTCGCTGCGATTTCGTTGTATCGCTGGGCGGCGGTTCGCCGCACGACTGCGCCAAGGGCATCGCCCTGTGTGCGACCAACGGCGGGCAGATCCGCGACTACGAAGGCGTCGACCAATCGAGCAAGCCGCAACTGCCGCTGATCGCCATCAACACCACCGCCGGCACGGCCAGTGAGATGACCCGCTTTTGCATCATCACTGACGAATCGCGTCACGTGAAAATGGCCATCGTCGACCGTAACGTCACACCGCTGCTGTCGGTCAACGACCCTGAACTGATGGTCGCCATGCCCAAAGGCCTGACTGCCGCCACCGGCATGGACGCCTTGACCCACGCCATCGAAGCCTACGTGTCGACCGCCGCCAACCCGATCACCGACGCCTGCGCGCTGAAGGCCATGACCCTGATCAGCAACAATCTGCGCCTGGCCGTGCGCGACGGCAGTGACCTCGCCGCGCGGGAGAACATGGCGTATGCACAGTTCCTTGCCGGCATGGCCTTCAACAATGCGTCCCTCGGCTATGTGCACGCGATGGCGCATCAATTGGGCGGTTTCTACGACTTGCCTCACGGTGTGTGCAACGCCGTGCTGCTGCCCCACGTGCAGACGTTCAATGCGCTGGTGTGTGCCGATCGTCTGACCGATGTTGCCCATGCCATGGGCGCGGACATTCGCGGCTTCAGCCCGGAGGAGGGCGCGCAAGCGGCGATCAACGCGATCCGTTGCCTGGCCAGAGATGTCGATATTCCAGGTGGCCTGCGTGAGCTCGGCGCCAAACTCAACGACATTCCGGTGCTTGCCACCAATGCCTTGAAAGACGCATGTGGCCTGACCAACCCGCGGGCGGCGGATCAGCGGCAGATCGAGGAAATTTTCCGCAACGCGTTTTGA